In Clarias gariepinus isolate MV-2021 ecotype Netherlands chromosome 1, CGAR_prim_01v2, whole genome shotgun sequence, one DNA window encodes the following:
- the LOC128530613 gene encoding E3 ubiquitin-protein ligase CCNB1IP1 isoform X1 encodes MSAMSMYDYSLICNFPKCRGRLSGFAWVTACSHIFCERHGSGEFSRTPAICPACSSALSGKLDIVRTELAPSEQYKAMVLVGLRPETVLDISHRALAFWTYQVNQERLLMEYSLSRAEVQVRQMEKLMAQQNHSKEHELNAMREEIASLNKRLEEYKQKYSEASELLMKRNRQYQKLQGLFETLRLRTMEASDKDGVNQAAHLFPSGIIRQRSPHSTPPFLGVGPEGDKLFPSFKEPESFKSFF; translated from the exons atgtcAG CCATGTCCATGTACGACTACAGTCTGATATGTAACTTCCCCAAATGTCGAGGCAGGCTGAGCGGCTTCGCCTGGGTCACAGCCTGCTCTCACATCTTCTGTGAACGGCACGGCTCCGGGGAGTTCAGCCGCACCCCGGCCATCTGCCCTGCCTGCTCCTCTGCCCTGTCTGGAAAGCTGGACATCGTTCGCACTGAGCTGGCGCCCTCAGAGCAGTACAAGGCCATGGTTTTGGTAGGATTGCGACCTGAGACCGTCCTGGATATCAGCCACCGAGCACTGGCCTTTTGGACCTATCAG GTCAACCAAGAAAGGTTGCTTATGGAGTACAGTTTGTCCCGAGCAGAAGTGCAAGTTCGCCAAATGGAGAAGTTGATGGCACAGCAGAACCATTCCAAAGAGCATGAGTTGAACGCGATGCGAGAGGAGATTGCATCACTAAATAAG AGGCTGGAGGAATATAAGCAAAAATATAGTGAAGCTTCAGAGCTTCTGATGAAGAGAAACAGACAGTATCAGAAGCTTCAGGGTCTGTTTGAGACTTTGAGGCTACGCACTATGGAGGCTTCTGACAAAGATGGAGTGAACCAGGCTGCCCATCTTTTCCCCTCTG GAATAATTAGACAGCGTTCCCCACACAGCACTCCTCCTTTCTTAGGAGTGGGTCCAGAAGGTGACAAGCTCTTCCCTTCTTTCAAAGAACCAGAGAGCTTCAAGAGCTTTTTCTAA
- the LOC128530613 gene encoding E3 ubiquitin-protein ligase CCNB1IP1 isoform X2: protein MSMYDYSLICNFPKCRGRLSGFAWVTACSHIFCERHGSGEFSRTPAICPACSSALSGKLDIVRTELAPSEQYKAMVLVGLRPETVLDISHRALAFWTYQVNQERLLMEYSLSRAEVQVRQMEKLMAQQNHSKEHELNAMREEIASLNKRLEEYKQKYSEASELLMKRNRQYQKLQGLFETLRLRTMEASDKDGVNQAAHLFPSGIIRQRSPHSTPPFLGVGPEGDKLFPSFKEPESFKSFF, encoded by the exons ATGTCCATGTACGACTACAGTCTGATATGTAACTTCCCCAAATGTCGAGGCAGGCTGAGCGGCTTCGCCTGGGTCACAGCCTGCTCTCACATCTTCTGTGAACGGCACGGCTCCGGGGAGTTCAGCCGCACCCCGGCCATCTGCCCTGCCTGCTCCTCTGCCCTGTCTGGAAAGCTGGACATCGTTCGCACTGAGCTGGCGCCCTCAGAGCAGTACAAGGCCATGGTTTTGGTAGGATTGCGACCTGAGACCGTCCTGGATATCAGCCACCGAGCACTGGCCTTTTGGACCTATCAG GTCAACCAAGAAAGGTTGCTTATGGAGTACAGTTTGTCCCGAGCAGAAGTGCAAGTTCGCCAAATGGAGAAGTTGATGGCACAGCAGAACCATTCCAAAGAGCATGAGTTGAACGCGATGCGAGAGGAGATTGCATCACTAAATAAG AGGCTGGAGGAATATAAGCAAAAATATAGTGAAGCTTCAGAGCTTCTGATGAAGAGAAACAGACAGTATCAGAAGCTTCAGGGTCTGTTTGAGACTTTGAGGCTACGCACTATGGAGGCTTCTGACAAAGATGGAGTGAACCAGGCTGCCCATCTTTTCCCCTCTG GAATAATTAGACAGCGTTCCCCACACAGCACTCCTCCTTTCTTAGGAGTGGGTCCAGAAGGTGACAAGCTCTTCCCTTCTTTCAAAGAACCAGAGAGCTTCAAGAGCTTTTTCTAA